ATCTACATCAATAGCCCGGGCGGCAGCATCACTGCCGGCATGGCAATCTACGATACAATGCAGTTCATTAGGCCGGATGTACAGACAATCTGTATCGGTATGGCTGCTTCAATGGGTGCATTCCTTCTTGCTGCTGGTACTAAAGGCAAGCGTTATGCCCTTCCGAACGCAGAAGTCATGATTCACCAGCCACTTGGTGGTGCTCAAGGACAGGCGACAGAAATCGAAATCGCTGCGAAGCGCATTCTTTTCCTTCGTGAAAAGCTGAATACCATCCTTTCCGAGCGCACTGGCCAGCCGCTTGATGTCATCGCGAAAGATACGGACCGCGATAACTTCATGACTGCTGAGCGCGCGAAGGAATACGGTCTGGTTGACCAGATTATCACTCGCAACATCTTGGAAGAAAAGAAGGATAAATAAGCTCAATGAAAAACTCGCTCCTGATCGGGAGCGAGTTTTTTGATTGTCGGAGCAAAGAATCAGTTTTCCTGCTGGATATATTCAGCCAGTTTCTCTACTGCTTCTTCTTCATCATTGCCTTCAGCGATTAGGTTCACGGATGCGCCAGCACTTACAGCCAGGCTCATCAATCCCATGATGCTTTTCGCGTTCACTTTTTTACCGTCTTTCTCGAGAAAAATATCGGATGAGAACCTGTTTGCTTCCTGCACGAACAATGCCGCTGGACGAGCCTGTAAACCTGTTTTCAATTTCACTTTCACCTGTTTTTCAACCATTGCGTTTTCCTCCTCTAGCCCTCTATTTATTTGTAATTTGTCCGGCACGCAGTTTATCTGCTATTTCATCGATCTTTCGCAGCCGGTGATTGATCCCTGATTTGCTGATTGATCCTCCGCTGACCATTTCGCCCAACTCTTTAAGGGTGACATCCTGGTAGTCGACACGGAGCTGAGCGATTTCCCTCAGTTTATCCGGCAGAATTTGCAGGCCGACGGTATCCCGGATATAGCGGATATTTTCCACCTGCCTTAATGCGGCACCAATTGTTTTATTCAAGTTAGCTGTTTCACAATTCACGAGACGATTGACCGAGTTTCTCATATCGCGGACAATCCGGATATCCTCAAATCGCAACAGTGCATTATGGGCGCCAACGATGTTCAGGAACTCGGTGATTTTTTCCGCTTCCTTCAAATAGGTGATGAAGCCTTTTTTACGCTCAAGCGTTTTGCTGTTCAACCCGAACGTATTCATCAGCTCACATAATGAGTCATTATGCTCCTGGTACATGGAAGCAATCTCCAAATGATAGGAAGATGTCTCCGGATTGTTCACAGAGCCTCCCGCGAGAAATGCACCTCTTAAATAAGAACGCTTACAACATTTCTTTTTCACTAGTTCAGGCGAAATTTCGTGGATTATTTCAAAGCCTTCTCCTAAAATCTTTAAATCCTCCAGAATTTCCCTGGCTGATTCCTTAAGGCGGACAATATAAACATTATTCTTTTTCAGCCGCATCTTTTTACGCACCAGCAGCTCCACCTGAACCTGATAACTCTTCTTGATCAAGGTGTAGATTCGTCTGGCGATCGCGGCATTTTCAGTCTGTATGTCTACGATGAGTTTGCGATTTGAGAAGGAAAGGGAACCATTCATCCGGATTAAAGCGGACAGTTCCGCATCAGCGCAGCAGCCCTTCACGTCGATATTTGTGAGTTCCTTTTTTGTTTCCGAAGCGAACGACACCTTCTCACCCCCCTGGTTATATAGCGCCGGCTTAAGCACAGCAGCTGATTTTGTCTTTTTCGCTGTGGCGCCTGAGAGATACCAGGACACCTATTGCCAAAGAGAGACAAACGCTTGCATCCTATATTTACGCGTTATATCTCTTTTTGGTTTCATCTATTATCATAGAATATAAAATTTCTGAAACTTTTTTTGTATCATGCCTGATGACATTGCCGTCGAGCTCAGCGATTTCTTCCTGGACGACTTCCACTCCCAATGACATCAGCATGTCAAGGTCAAAATGGACAGGCTGCGCCAACTCTTCCTTATAGCGCAGCTCGACATCGGGCGGGATGGTCTCACTGTTCACTAGAATCGTATCAATAAAAGCACAGTCCATATGGTCATAGATGGCCTTGATATGATCACTGGCGGCAAAATCATGAGTCTCTCCTGCCTGTGTCATCAGGTTGCAGATATACACCTTTCGTGCTTTCGCCTGGCATACTTCCTTGCCCAGCCTCTTTACGAGCAAGTTCGGCAGGATGCTTGTATACAAACTGCCAGGTCCGATTACAATCAAATCAGCTTCCCTGATGGCCTGGAGCGTTTCAGGCAATGGTTTTACACCTTCCGGATTCAAAAAGACTCTTTTGATCCGTTTTCCCGAGTAAGGGATCTTGGACTCTCCCCTGACAATGCTGTCATCCTCCATGACCGCATTCAGCATGACACTCCTGTTTGCTGCCGGCAGTACTTTCCCGCGCACATTCAGCACCTTGCTCATTTCCTGGATCGCATGGACAAAGTTTCCGGTGATCGATGTCATCGCGGCAAGGATCAGATTTCCGAGCGAGTGGCCGGACAACTCATTGCTTGTATTGAACCGGTGCTGGAACATCTCTTCGATCAGCGGCTCCACGTCAGATAGTGCTGCCAGGACATTCCGGATATCACCGGGCGGAGGAATATGCATATCCTCCCGCAATCGGCCCGAGCTGCCGCCATCATCTGCGACCGTGACGATCGCCGTAATGTCGACAGGATGCTTTTTCAAGCCCCGCAGCAGGACTGGGAGTCCGGTTCCACCCCCGATGATGACGATTCTTGGCAGACCATCATTCATCATTTCAGAAGTCCCTGCCTTTTATCGATATCACGGTGGGTCACACGGGTATGGTAGTCCTTCTCGAAAAACTTGGCGATATGTTCTGCCAATGCAACGGAACGGTGCTGGCCGCCTGTGCAGCCGATGGCGATGATAAGCTGCGCCTTTCCTTCCCGCTTATAGTGCGGAAGCATGAAACTCAGCAGATCGGTCACCTTTTCAAGGAACTTGGACGTCTCATTCCATTTTAAAACATATGTCGACACATCTTCATCAAGACCAGTTTTCGGTCGCATGTGCTCGATATAATGCGGATTCGGCAAAAAGCGGACGTCAAAAACAAGGTCAGCATCGATCGGAATTCCATGCTTGAAACCAAATGACATGACATTCACGGTGAAAATCGTCTTCTTATTCACGGAAAACTCTTCAAGGATCTTTTCGCGGAGATCCTTCGGCTTCATGCCCGTTGTTTTATAAATAAGCTGAGCCCTTCCCTTCAGCTCTTCCAAAAGCTCGCGCTCAAGCTGGATGCCTTCGAGCGGCAGCCCTGATGGAGCCAGCGGGTGCGAACGCCTTGTTTCTTTATATCGGCGCACTAGCGTGGAATCCTCCGCATCAAGGAACAATACTTGCGGTGTCACCCATGAAGTTTCCGCCAGATCATCAAGCGCTTTGAATAGAGAGTCGAAAAATTCGCGTCCTCTCAAATCCATGACAAGTGCCACTTTGTTCATTTTTGTGCCAGATTCCTTCATTAACTCCAGAAATTTCGGAAGCAATGTCGGCGGCAGGTTGTCAACGCAGAAAAAACCTAGGTCTTCGAAGCTCTGGATAGCGACGGTCTTACCTGCGCCAGACATACCTGTT
The window above is part of the Mesobacillus jeotgali genome. Proteins encoded here:
- a CDS encoding YvcK family protein, which translates into the protein MMNDGLPRIVIIGGGTGLPVLLRGLKKHPVDITAIVTVADDGGSSGRLREDMHIPPPGDIRNVLAALSDVEPLIEEMFQHRFNTSNELSGHSLGNLILAAMTSITGNFVHAIQEMSKVLNVRGKVLPAANRSVMLNAVMEDDSIVRGESKIPYSGKRIKRVFLNPEGVKPLPETLQAIREADLIVIGPGSLYTSILPNLLVKRLGKEVCQAKARKVYICNLMTQAGETHDFAASDHIKAIYDHMDCAFIDTILVNSETIPPDVELRYKEELAQPVHFDLDMLMSLGVEVVQEEIAELDGNVIRHDTKKVSEILYSMIIDETKKRYNA
- the clpP gene encoding ATP-dependent Clp endopeptidase proteolytic subunit ClpP, producing the protein MNLIPTVIEQTNRGERAYDIYSRLLKDRIIMLGSGIDDNVANSIVAQLLFLEAENPEKDISIYINSPGGSITAGMAIYDTMQFIRPDVQTICIGMAASMGAFLLAAGTKGKRYALPNAEVMIHQPLGGAQGQATEIEIAAKRILFLREKLNTILSERTGQPLDVIAKDTDRDNFMTAERAKEYGLVDQIITRNILEEKKDK
- the whiA gene encoding DNA-binding protein WhiA, which produces MSFASETKKELTNIDVKGCCADAELSALIRMNGSLSFSNRKLIVDIQTENAAIARRIYTLIKKSYQVQVELLVRKKMRLKKNNVYIVRLKESAREILEDLKILGEGFEIIHEISPELVKKKCCKRSYLRGAFLAGGSVNNPETSSYHLEIASMYQEHNDSLCELMNTFGLNSKTLERKKGFITYLKEAEKITEFLNIVGAHNALLRFEDIRIVRDMRNSVNRLVNCETANLNKTIGAALRQVENIRYIRDTVGLQILPDKLREIAQLRVDYQDVTLKELGEMVSGGSISKSGINHRLRKIDEIADKLRAGQITNK
- the rapZ gene encoding RNase adapter RapZ; translation: MSTGSSTDTQLVIITGMSGAGKTVAIQSFEDLGFFCVDNLPPTLLPKFLELMKESGTKMNKVALVMDLRGREFFDSLFKALDDLAETSWVTPQVLFLDAEDSTLVRRYKETRRSHPLAPSGLPLEGIQLERELLEELKGRAQLIYKTTGMKPKDLREKILEEFSVNKKTIFTVNVMSFGFKHGIPIDADLVFDVRFLPNPHYIEHMRPKTGLDEDVSTYVLKWNETSKFLEKVTDLLSFMLPHYKREGKAQLIIAIGCTGGQHRSVALAEHIAKFFEKDYHTRVTHRDIDKRQGLLK
- a CDS encoding HPr family phosphocarrier protein — encoded protein: MVEKQVKVKLKTGLQARPAALFVQEANRFSSDIFLEKDGKKVNAKSIMGLMSLAVSAGASVNLIAEGNDEEEAVEKLAEYIQQEN